One Sporosarcina sp. FSL W8-0480 genomic window, CCATATGCAGATGAAAACCATAAATTATTAGATGAATGGACGGAGGAAATGAAGGAATATATACGCACTGAAAAACCGAGATATGTCCATATCCAACAAATTGATTCATTGAACGATTCAATGAAACAATTTATCGTACAATCCTTTTATGCAAAAACCGGAAAAAAACGATTCGTGTTATCCATTAATTCAGCCACTTACACGCTTAAAACGGTGTTGGAGGCATTGC contains:
- a CDS encoding YppE family protein is translated as MNLIERTERLLSVCEECLPRLLAMRETEREPDFFTEVKPYADENHKLLDEWTEEMKEYIRTEKPRYVHIQQIDSLNDSMKQFIVQSFYAKTGKKRFVLSINSATYTLKTVLEALQSERGDSE